The bacterium genome segment CTAGGGTGTGATATGACGAAATCGCAGTCCATTTAGCGCCCATTTCAATAGATTCGATCAGTGAGGCTGGGCGTTTTTCAAAAGAACGTATTACGCCAATCAAATAAACTTTTTCAGTTTTACCAAAAATATTTTTAACTTCGTAGGGCTCAGCCACAACCGGCACTTGCAGATTTTGTCCGGCGCGTTCAACGTCCAGAGTGATATTTGGAGTTTGGGATTTGCGAATTCTTTCTGACATTTCGATAAAGTCAGAAATTGGCGCGCCATTGACGGCTCGAACTTTATCCCCTGCAGTGAGTTTAGCAATAGCGGCTGGAGAGCCGGGCTTAACTTCACCGACTACTGCATCTGTGACTTCCCGTCCGTAAATAGAAATTGTCGCCGCGACTAGTACAAATGCCAGAACGAAATTAAATAAAGGCCCAGCGAAAACAATCCAAGCTCGAGTCAGTAAGCTTTGCTCTAAAAACCAGGTGCTACGATCGGCAAGATAACGTTGAACTTCGGGGTGCACTGGTTGATCTATCGTGGCAGCGTTTAGATCTGGATTAGTGCCTGCAGCTTCTCTGCGCACTTCTTCGTCTGTTGCTTGCGGGCCAGTGAGCATATCTGGAATATCGCCAACCATGCGCACGTAGCCGCCAAGGGGAATCAGCGCGATCGCATACTCAGTTTCTTTATGGCGAAACTTTGCCAACGA includes the following:
- the rseP gene encoding RIP metalloprotease RseP, producing MISSIIIPIIVLGVLVVVHEFGHFIAAKMSGVGVLKFSVGFGPSLAKFRHKETEYAIALIPLGGYVRMVGDIPDMLTGPQATDEEVRREAAGTNPDLNAATIDQPVHPEVQRYLADRSTWFLEQSLLTRAWIVFAGPLFNFVLAFVLVAATISIYGREVTDAVVGEVKPGSPAAIAKLTAGDKVRAVNGAPISDFIEMSERIRKSQTPNITLDVERAGQNLQVPVVAEPYEVKNIFGKTEKVYLIGVIRSFEKRPASLIESIEMGAKWTAISSYHTLVGIFGMLFGKVSSDELAGPIFIFKEANRQAKNGMESLLSFMAILSVSLAVLNLLPIPVLDGGHLLFFFMEAVFGPLSMRKKEIAQQLGMAFLLALMVLAVHNDLTRKRPEA